The Streptomyces sp. HSG2 genome has a segment encoding these proteins:
- the pknB gene encoding Stk1 family PASTA domain-containing Ser/Thr kinase: MDTTLGDPLVGQVLDGRYRVDARIAVGGMATVYRAVDTRLDRLLALKVMHPALASDAAFVERFIREAKSVARLDHPNVVQVFDQGTAGGYVYLAMEYVSGCTLRDVLRERGALRPRAALDVLESVLAALGAAHLAGFVHRDMKPENVLIGDDGRVKVADFGLVRAVDTVTHTTGSVLGTVSYLAPEQIENGSVDPRVDVYACGVLLYEMLTGARPHPGDSPAQVLYRHLHEEMPSPSAVAPDTAPALDELVAAATARTPVDRPRDAVALLALARETRARLGDGDLDAAPPPRSGEGSAGAEARTTVLPRVPVRPSDHPVAGVGPGQPGGDVQHTRRIETPPSPPTRRGRGRWGPPGTRRGQVAVLVAALVLLVTGTGLWYVVSAQFTQVPPVLAKTEAEARERLAREGLEVGEVAYAPSDTVPRGAVMGTNPAVGDMIRGDRPVSLVVSEGPPTVPLPALAGTEADRARALLRQEGLEPGEVDREFSEDVPQGFVISTDPAAGTEVRTGTTVALTVSKGRAIEVPDVTGEDPAKARAALEEAGLVVETAPDRVESEHAAGRVARQSPAAGNRAGEGDTVTLTLSEGPRMITVPDVVGDDVDEATRRLEAVGFRVEEDRGLFGLFGDTVRGQSVRGGDRAPEGSTITLTIR; the protein is encoded by the coding sequence GTGGACACGACCCTTGGGGACCCCCTGGTCGGGCAGGTGCTCGACGGCAGGTACCGCGTCGACGCGCGGATCGCGGTCGGCGGGATGGCCACGGTCTACCGGGCCGTGGACACCCGCCTGGACCGTCTGCTCGCGCTGAAGGTGATGCACCCCGCGCTGGCGTCCGACGCGGCGTTCGTGGAGCGGTTCATCCGCGAGGCGAAGTCCGTCGCCCGTCTCGACCACCCCAACGTCGTGCAGGTCTTCGACCAGGGCACCGCCGGGGGGTACGTCTACCTGGCCATGGAGTACGTCTCCGGGTGCACCCTGCGCGACGTCCTGCGCGAGCGCGGGGCCCTGCGCCCTCGGGCGGCCCTGGACGTCCTGGAGTCGGTGCTGGCGGCCCTGGGGGCCGCGCACCTGGCGGGGTTCGTGCACCGGGACATGAAGCCGGAGAACGTCCTGATCGGGGACGACGGCCGGGTCAAGGTCGCCGACTTCGGACTGGTCCGGGCCGTCGACACCGTCACGCACACCACCGGCTCCGTCCTCGGTACCGTCTCCTACCTCGCGCCCGAGCAGATCGAGAACGGCTCCGTGGACCCGCGCGTGGACGTCTACGCCTGCGGTGTCCTCCTCTACGAGATGCTCACCGGGGCCAGGCCGCACCCGGGCGACTCCCCCGCCCAGGTCCTCTACCGCCACCTGCACGAAGAGATGCCGTCGCCGTCCGCTGTCGCGCCGGACACGGCGCCCGCGCTGGACGAGCTGGTGGCCGCCGCCACCGCCCGCACGCCGGTCGACCGCCCCCGCGACGCGGTGGCCCTGCTCGCCCTCGCGCGTGAGACGCGGGCGCGGCTCGGCGACGGGGATCTGGACGCCGCCCCACCGCCGAGGTCGGGCGAGGGGAGTGCCGGCGCCGAGGCGCGCACCACGGTCCTGCCCCGCGTCCCGGTCCGTCCGAGCGACCATCCGGTGGCCGGCGTCGGACCCGGCCAACCGGGCGGAGACGTCCAGCACACCCGCCGGATCGAGACGCCGCCGAGCCCACCGACTCGGCGGGGCCGCGGGCGGTGGGGCCCGCCGGGCACGCGGCGCGGGCAGGTGGCGGTCCTGGTCGCCGCCCTGGTGCTCCTCGTGACCGGAACAGGCCTCTGGTACGTCGTCTCCGCCCAGTTCACCCAGGTCCCACCCGTGCTGGCCAAGACCGAGGCCGAGGCTCGCGAGCGACTGGCGCGGGAGGGCCTGGAGGTCGGGGAGGTCGCCTACGCGCCGAGCGACACCGTGCCCCGCGGGGCCGTCATGGGCACGAACCCCGCGGTGGGCGACATGATCCGCGGCGACCGGCCGGTGTCCCTGGTCGTCTCCGAAGGACCCCCGACGGTCCCGCTGCCCGCGCTCGCGGGGACCGAGGCGGACCGGGCACGCGCGCTTTTGCGCCAGGAGGGGCTGGAGCCCGGCGAGGTCGATCGGGAGTTCAGCGAGGACGTCCCCCAGGGGTTCGTGATCTCGACCGACCCGGCGGCGGGGACGGAGGTGCGGACGGGCACGACGGTGGCGTTGACGGTCAGCAAGGGGCGGGCGATCGAGGTACCCGACGTCACCGGCGAGGATCCGGCGAAGGCCCGTGCCGCGCTGGAGGAGGCCGGACTGGTGGTGGAGACCGCGCCCGACCGGGTCGAGTCGGAGCACGCCGCCGGCCGGGTCGCGCGACAGTCGCCGGCGGCCGGCAACCGGGCCGGCGAGGGCGACACCGTGACGCTGACGCTGTCCGAAGGGCCCCGGATGATCACGGTGCCGGACGTGGTCGGGGACGACGTGGACGAGGCCACGCGACGGTTGGAGGCGGTCGGCTTCCGGGTGGAGGAGGACCGCGGACTGTTCGGTCTCTTCGGCGACACGGTCAGGGGGCAGTCCGTCCGGGGCGGGGACCGCGCCCCGGAGGGCTCCACGATCACCCTGACGATCCGCTGA
- a CDS encoding 3-deoxy-7-phosphoheptulonate synthase class II, producing the protein MTVNAKTSPSAGNTWRDLPAAQQPDYPDPEALRAVIADLESYPPLVFAGECDQLRARMAAVAKGEAFLLQGGDCAEAFDAVSADQIRNKLKTLLQMGAVLTYAASVPVVKVGRIAGQYSKPRSKPTETRDGVTLPTYRGDSVNGFEFTESARVPDPERLKRMYHASSATLNLVRAFTTGGYADLRQVHAWNQDFVRSSPSGQRYEQLAREIDNALHFMHACGADPEEFRTVEFYSSHEALLLDYESALTRVDSRTGLLYDVSGHMVWIGERTRQLDHAHIEFASKIRNPIGIKLGPSTTAEEALQYIDRLDPEREPGRLTFVVRMGADKIRDKLPELVEKVTASGAAVAWVTDPMHGNTFEAASGHKTRRFDDVLDEVKGFFEVHKALGTHPGGIHVELTGDDVTECVGGGDEIFVDDLHQRYETACDPRLNRSQSLDLAFLVAEMYRDQ; encoded by the coding sequence GTGACCGTGAACGCTAAGACCAGCCCGAGTGCCGGCAACACCTGGCGAGACCTGCCCGCGGCGCAGCAGCCCGACTACCCCGACCCCGAGGCTCTGCGCGCAGTGATCGCGGACCTCGAGTCGTATCCGCCGCTCGTCTTCGCGGGCGAGTGCGACCAGCTGCGCGCCCGGATGGCCGCCGTCGCCAAGGGCGAGGCGTTCCTGCTCCAGGGTGGGGACTGCGCGGAGGCCTTCGACGCCGTGTCCGCCGACCAGATCCGCAACAAGCTCAAGACGCTCCTCCAGATGGGAGCCGTGCTCACCTACGCCGCGTCGGTGCCGGTGGTGAAGGTCGGCAGGATCGCGGGGCAGTACTCCAAGCCGCGCTCCAAGCCGACGGAGACCCGCGACGGCGTCACTCTGCCGACCTACCGAGGGGACTCGGTCAACGGCTTCGAGTTCACCGAGTCGGCCAGGGTGCCCGACCCGGAGCGGCTCAAGCGGATGTACCACGCCTCCTCGGCGACGCTGAACCTGGTGCGCGCCTTCACCACCGGCGGCTACGCCGACCTGCGCCAGGTGCACGCCTGGAACCAGGACTTCGTGCGGTCGTCGCCGTCCGGGCAGCGGTACGAGCAGCTCGCCCGGGAGATCGACAACGCGCTGCACTTCATGCACGCCTGCGGGGCCGACCCCGAGGAGTTCCGGACGGTCGAGTTCTACTCCTCCCACGAGGCGCTCCTGTTGGACTACGAGTCGGCGCTGACCCGGGTCGACTCCCGCACCGGGCTGCTCTACGACGTCTCCGGCCACATGGTGTGGATCGGCGAGCGCACCCGGCAGCTGGACCACGCGCACATCGAGTTCGCCTCGAAGATCCGCAATCCGATCGGGATCAAGCTGGGCCCCTCGACCACGGCCGAGGAGGCGCTTCAGTACATCGACCGGCTCGACCCGGAGCGCGAGCCGGGACGGCTCACCTTCGTCGTCCGGATGGGCGCCGACAAGATCCGTGACAAGCTCCCCGAGCTGGTCGAGAAGGTGACCGCCTCGGGCGCGGCCGTGGCCTGGGTCACGGACCCGATGCACGGCAACACCTTCGAGGCCGCGTCCGGACACAAGACCCGCCGCTTCGACGACGTTCTCGACGAGGTCAAGGGCTTCTTCGAGGTCCACAAGGCGCTCGGCACCCATCCGGGTGGCATCCACGTGGAGCTGACCGGGGACGACGTGACCGAGTGCGTCGGCGGCGGCGACGAGATCTTCGTCGACGATCTGCACCAGCGCTACGAGACGGCCTGCGATCCGCGGCTCAACCGAAGCCAGTCGCTCGACCTCGCCTTCCTGGTGGCCGAGATGTACCGGGACCAGTGA
- the thiS gene encoding sulfur carrier protein ThiS, producing MTTSKATRPLTLSVNGAALRVPPGTALDELVATLTKAPTGVAAALNETVVPRGRWASTPLADGDRVEVVTAVQGG from the coding sequence TTGACGACCTCGAAGGCCACCCGCCCGCTCACCCTGTCCGTCAACGGGGCGGCGCTCCGGGTACCGCCCGGCACCGCCCTGGACGAACTGGTCGCCACCCTCACCAAGGCGCCGACGGGTGTCGCCGCCGCCCTCAACGAGACCGTCGTCCCGCGTGGCCGATGGGCGTCCACGCCACTGGCCGACGGCGACCGCGTCGAAGTCGTGACCGCCGTGCAGGGAGGCTGA
- the thiO gene encoding glycine oxidase ThiO gives MSSSSSSSRARSEASPRATATPGRIPDVVVVGGGVIGLVTAWRAAQRGLLTTVVDPEPGGGAARVAAGMLAAVTELHYGEETLLSLNLASAGRYAAFAAELLDATGQDPGYRRCGTLAVARDADDRALLRDLHALQLRCGLSAEWLSGRDCRRLEPMLAPGVRGGLRVDGDHQIDPRRLGRALVTACEHAGVTLHRARALRLTMDADRATGVVTDDGATLRAGRTVLAGGSASARLAGVPRHALPPVRPVKGQVLRLAMPADAPPLLSRTVRAVVRGNPVYLVPRENGELVVGATSEEMGWDTTVTAGGVYELLRDAHELVPGVTELPLTETLAGLRPASPDNAPLLGPTAVEGLLAATGHHRNGVLLTPVTGDVMAHVLTTGLLPQEALPFTPRRFDTATPETSR, from the coding sequence ATGTCGTCTTCATCGTCGTCCTCGCGCGCGAGGTCGGAAGCGTCCCCGCGCGCGACGGCGACCCCCGGACGGATTCCGGACGTGGTCGTCGTGGGGGGAGGAGTCATCGGCCTGGTCACCGCTTGGCGGGCGGCACAGCGCGGACTCCTCACCACCGTGGTGGACCCCGAACCCGGGGGCGGCGCCGCCCGGGTCGCGGCCGGAATGCTGGCCGCCGTCACCGAACTCCACTACGGCGAGGAGACCTTGCTGTCACTGAACCTCGCCTCGGCCGGCCGCTACGCCGCCTTCGCCGCCGAACTCCTCGACGCGACCGGGCAGGACCCCGGCTATCGCCGGTGCGGCACGCTCGCCGTGGCTCGCGACGCCGACGACCGCGCCCTGTTGCGGGACCTGCACGCCCTGCAACTGCGCTGCGGCCTGTCGGCCGAGTGGCTCTCCGGCCGGGACTGCCGCCGCCTGGAGCCGATGCTGGCTCCCGGGGTCCGCGGCGGGCTCCGGGTCGACGGCGACCACCAGATCGACCCGAGGCGCCTGGGACGGGCGCTCGTGACCGCCTGCGAACACGCGGGCGTGACGCTCCACCGGGCACGGGCCCTTCGGCTGACCATGGACGCGGATCGTGCCACCGGTGTGGTGACGGACGACGGGGCGACACTGCGGGCGGGGCGGACCGTGCTCGCCGGAGGGAGCGCGAGCGCCCGGCTGGCCGGCGTGCCTCGGCACGCCCTGCCGCCGGTGCGCCCCGTCAAGGGGCAGGTGCTGCGGCTGGCGATGCCGGCCGACGCGCCGCCCCTGTTGAGTCGGACCGTCCGAGCCGTGGTGCGCGGGAACCCGGTGTACCTGGTGCCACGCGAGAACGGCGAGCTGGTGGTGGGCGCCACCAGCGAGGAGATGGGCTGGGACACCACGGTGACCGCCGGCGGCGTGTACGAGCTGCTGCGCGACGCGCACGAACTGGTCCCGGGCGTCACGGAGCTTCCACTGACGGAGACCCTGGCCGGCCTGCGCCCCGCCTCCCCGGACAACGCCCCGCTGCTCGGCCCGACCGCGGTGGAGGGACTGCTGGCGGCCACCGGCCACCACCGCAACGGGGTTCTCCTCACCCCGGTCACCGGGGACGTCATGGCCCACGTCCTGACGACGGGCCTGCTGCCGCAGGAGGCCCTCCCCTTCACCCCGAGACGTTTCGACACCGCCACCCCGGAGACATCGCGTTGA
- a CDS encoding (2Fe-2S)-binding protein: MYVCSCFGVTEQQVKRHVEDGARTPRQIASACKAGTDCGSCVRRIQAILGRGACPCPESVERERPILSGLDAAA, encoded by the coding sequence GTGTACGTCTGCAGTTGCTTCGGTGTCACCGAGCAGCAGGTGAAACGGCACGTGGAGGATGGGGCCCGCACCCCTCGCCAGATCGCCTCGGCCTGCAAGGCGGGCACGGACTGCGGGTCGTGCGTCCGTCGCATCCAGGCCATCCTGGGGCGGGGCGCCTGCCCCTGCCCGGAATCGGTGGAGCGGGAACGACCGATCCTTTCCGGGCTCGACGCCGCCGCCTGA
- a CDS encoding deoxyribonuclease IV translates to MSRPQPGPDRNPIGAHVPVSGGLHSVGLRHAREIEAEALQVFVANPRGWATPAGDPRQDEAFREACSAASLPVYVHAPYLINLGSHTEATVARSVESLRHSLLRGARIGARGVVVHTGSATGGRDREVALGQVRRHLLPLLDEATGADGPLLLLEPTAGQGASLCSRAGDLGPYFDALDFHPRLGVCLDTCHVFAAGHDLSAPGGAHRLLEEMEETIGPGRLGLIHANDSADVVGARKDRHANIGSGHIGAPAFRALLAHPATEGVPLVVETPGGTEGQTTDVALLKRLRDG, encoded by the coding sequence GTGAGTCGTCCCCAGCCCGGCCCCGACCGGAACCCGATCGGCGCCCACGTTCCCGTCTCCGGCGGCCTGCACTCCGTGGGGCTGCGCCACGCCCGCGAGATCGAGGCCGAGGCCCTCCAGGTGTTCGTCGCCAACCCCCGAGGCTGGGCCACCCCTGCCGGGGATCCCCGGCAGGACGAGGCGTTCCGCGAGGCGTGCTCGGCCGCGTCGCTCCCGGTCTACGTCCACGCGCCCTACCTGATCAACCTCGGATCGCACACCGAGGCGACCGTCGCCCGGTCCGTGGAGTCGCTGCGTCACTCCCTGCTGCGCGGCGCGCGGATCGGCGCGCGCGGAGTGGTGGTGCACACCGGCAGCGCGACCGGCGGCAGGGACCGGGAGGTGGCGCTGGGCCAGGTCCGACGCCACCTCCTCCCGCTCCTCGACGAGGCGACCGGCGCCGACGGCCCCCTCCTGCTGCTGGAACCCACGGCGGGGCAGGGCGCCTCGCTCTGCTCCCGCGCCGGCGACCTGGGACCCTACTTCGACGCCCTGGACTTCCATCCCCGTCTCGGCGTCTGTCTGGACACCTGCCACGTCTTCGCGGCCGGCCACGACCTGTCGGCCCCGGGCGGCGCGCACCGACTGCTGGAGGAGATGGAGGAGACCATCGGCCCGGGCAGGCTCGGGCTGATCCACGCCAACGACTCGGCGGACGTCGTCGGGGCCCGAAAGGACCGGCACGCCAACATCGGCTCCGGCCACATCGGGGCACCGGCCTTCCGCGCCCTGCTCGCGCACCCGGCGACCGAGGGAGTACCGCTCGTGGTGGAGACGCCGGGGGGAACCGAGGGCCAGACGACGGACGTGGCCCTGCTGAAGCGGCTGCGCGACGGGTGA
- a CDS encoding sulfite oxidase-like oxidoreductase, whose translation MGQPAGRGAGEGGTGKAPSPALPPGQRPQRGWPVTHYGPVPKFRPERWEFRVFGATADGDDRGWTHDEFTALPRATVVADLHCVTKFSMIGSEWGGVLATTVLAAVPPAPAVTHVMVWAEYGYSANLRLSDFAAERTLFAGHKDGESLTAEHGFPLRLVVPHLYAWKGPKWVRGVEYMTADRRGFWEERGYHNVGDPWREQRYSYQEEPGEGPEL comes from the coding sequence ATGGGTCAGCCGGCGGGACGCGGAGCGGGAGAGGGCGGCACCGGGAAGGCGCCCTCGCCCGCGTTGCCCCCCGGGCAGCGGCCGCAACGCGGCTGGCCCGTGACGCACTACGGACCGGTGCCCAAGTTCCGGCCGGAGCGCTGGGAGTTCCGGGTCTTCGGGGCCACCGCCGACGGCGACGACCGGGGCTGGACCCACGACGAGTTCACCGCGCTGCCCCGCGCCACGGTCGTGGCCGACCTGCACTGCGTGACGAAGTTCAGCATGATCGGATCCGAGTGGGGCGGTGTCCTGGCGACCACCGTCCTCGCCGCGGTCCCGCCCGCCCCCGCCGTCACCCACGTCATGGTGTGGGCGGAGTACGGCTACAGCGCGAACCTCCGGCTGTCCGACTTCGCCGCCGAGCGCACCCTCTTCGCCGGCCACAAGGACGGCGAGTCGCTGACCGCCGAGCACGGCTTCCCCCTACGACTGGTGGTGCCGCACCTGTACGCCTGGAAGGGGCCCAAGTGGGTGCGGGGCGTCGAGTACATGACCGCCGACCGCAGGGGCTTCTGGGAGGAACGCGGGTACCACAACGTCGGCGACCCCTGGCGGGAGCAGCGGTACTCCTACCAGGAGGAGCCCGGGGAGGGCCCCGAACTCTGA
- the bfr gene encoding bacterioferritin: MQGDPEVIEFLNEQLTAELTAINQYFLHAKMQENFGWTKLAKYTRHESFDEMKHAEVLTDRILFLEGLPNYQRLFHVRVGQTVREMFEADRQIEVEAIDRLKRGIRVMREKGDITSANIFESILEDEEHHIDYLDTQLELLEKLGEALYIAQLIEQPDS, encoded by the coding sequence ATGCAGGGCGACCCCGAGGTCATCGAGTTCCTCAACGAGCAACTCACCGCCGAGCTGACGGCGATCAACCAGTACTTCCTGCACGCCAAGATGCAGGAGAACTTCGGTTGGACGAAGCTCGCGAAGTACACCCGGCACGAGTCGTTCGACGAGATGAAGCACGCCGAGGTGCTCACGGACAGGATTCTCTTCCTCGAGGGGCTGCCGAACTACCAGCGGCTCTTCCACGTCCGGGTCGGCCAGACGGTCAGGGAGATGTTCGAGGCGGACCGGCAGATCGAGGTCGAGGCGATCGACCGCCTCAAGCGCGGCATCCGGGTGATGCGCGAGAAGGGCGACATCACGTCCGCCAACATCTTCGAGTCGATCCTGGAGGACGAGGAGCACCACATCGACTACCTGGACACCCAGCTGGAGCTGCTGGAGAAGCTCGGCGAGGCCCTCTACATCGCGCAGCTGATCGAGCAGCCGGACAGCTGA
- a CDS encoding thiazole synthase, translating to MAEDPFVLGGVSYTSRLIMGTGGAPSLDVLERSLIASGTELTTVAMRRVDPSVRGSVLSVLRRLGIRVLPNTAGCYTAGEAVLTARLAREALGTDLVKLEVIADERTLLPDPVELLDAAETLVDEGFTVLPYTGDDPVVARKLEDVGCAAIMPLGSPIGSGLGIRNPHNFELIVERAGVPVILDAGAGTASDAASAMELGCAGVMLASAVTRAQEPVVMAEAMRHAVEAGRLARRAGRIPRRHFAEASSPSAGRAALDPERPAF from the coding sequence ATGGCCGAGGACCCCTTCGTCCTGGGCGGTGTCTCCTACACCTCCCGACTGATCATGGGCACCGGCGGGGCGCCCAGCCTGGACGTGCTGGAGCGTTCCCTGATCGCCTCGGGGACGGAACTGACCACGGTGGCCATGCGGCGCGTGGACCCGTCCGTGCGCGGCTCGGTGTTGTCGGTCCTGCGCCGGCTCGGCATCCGGGTGCTGCCGAACACGGCCGGTTGCTACACCGCGGGCGAGGCGGTGCTCACCGCGCGCCTGGCCCGTGAGGCCCTCGGGACCGACCTGGTGAAGCTGGAGGTGATCGCCGACGAGCGGACGCTGCTCCCGGACCCGGTCGAGTTGCTGGACGCGGCGGAGACGCTCGTGGACGAGGGGTTCACGGTGCTCCCGTACACCGGCGACGATCCGGTGGTGGCGCGGAAGCTGGAGGACGTGGGGTGCGCGGCGATCATGCCGTTGGGCTCCCCGATCGGCTCCGGCCTGGGCATCCGCAATCCGCACAACTTCGAGTTGATCGTGGAACGGGCCGGCGTGCCGGTGATCCTGGACGCGGGCGCGGGCACCGCGTCCGACGCGGCCTCGGCCATGGAACTGGGCTGCGCGGGGGTGATGCTGGCCTCTGCGGTGACCCGGGCCCAGGAGCCGGTCGTGATGGCGGAGGCGATGCGGCACGCGGTGGAGGCCGGCCGCCTGGCCCGGCGCGCGGGGCGGATTCCGCGCCGGCACTTCGCGGAGGCGTCGTCCCCGTCGGCGGGCCGGGCCGCTCTCGATCCGGAGCGGCCCGCCTTCTGA